A stretch of the Stigmatella erecta genome encodes the following:
- the tnpB gene encoding IS66 family insertion sequence element accessory protein TnpB (TnpB, as the term is used for proteins encoded by IS66 family insertion elements, is considered an accessory protein, since TnpC, encoded by a neighboring gene, is a DDE family transposase.), translating into MLTLTRAVRVFAYAAAVDMRKGFDGLGALVEQHLGGQLLQGDVFLFVGRSRRRAKVLYFDGTGLVLLTKRLFQGRFARPWPEKGEASVELTVAELSLFLEGCELAGRWKLSPPAFEEKTLAVGRTP; encoded by the coding sequence ATGCTGACGCTCACTCGAGCGGTGCGAGTGTTCGCCTATGCCGCGGCGGTGGACATGCGCAAGGGGTTCGATGGGCTGGGGGCCCTGGTAGAGCAGCACCTGGGCGGGCAGCTGCTCCAGGGAGATGTGTTCCTGTTCGTGGGCCGAAGCCGACGCCGGGCCAAGGTGCTCTACTTCGATGGGACGGGGCTGGTGCTGCTCACCAAGCGCTTGTTTCAAGGCCGCTTCGCCCGGCCCTGGCCCGAGAAGGGCGAAGCCTCGGTGGAGTTGACGGTGGCCGAGCTGTCGCTGTTCCTGGAGGGCTGCGAGCTGGCAGGACGCTGGAAGCTGTCGCCTCCTGCCTTCGAGGAAAAAACCCTGGCGGTGGGCCGCACGCCGTAG